One genomic segment of Ipomoea triloba cultivar NCNSP0323 chromosome 9, ASM357664v1 includes these proteins:
- the LOC116031001 gene encoding tubulin beta-9 chain, translating to MREILHIQGGQCGNQIGAKFWEVVCAEHGIDSTGRYHGDSDLQLERVNVYYNEASCGRFVPRAVLMDLEPGTMDSVRSGPYGQIFRPDNFVFGQSGAGNNWAKGHYTEGAELIDSVLDVVRKEAENCDCLQGFQVCHSLGGGTGSGMGTLLISKIREEYPDRMMLTFSVFPSPKVSDTVVEPYNATLSVHQLVENADECMVLDNEALYDICFRTLKLTTPSFGDLNHLISATMSGVTCCLRFPGQLNSDLRKLAVNLIPFPRLHFFMVGFAPLTSRGSQQYRALTVPELTQQMWDAKNMMCAADPRHGRYLTASAVFRGKMSTKEVDEQMINVQNKNSSYFVEWIPNNVKSTVCDIPPIGLKMASTFIGNSTSIQEMFRRVSEQFTAMFRRKAFLHWYTGEGMDEMEFTEAESNMNDLVAEYQQYQDATADEEYEDEEYQDEEEA from the exons ATGCGCGAGATTCTTCACATCCAAGGCGGCCAATGCGGCAACCAGATCGGAGCCAAGTTCTGGGAGGTGGTCTGCGCCGAGCACGGGATCGACTCCACCGGTCGCTACCATGGCGACTCCGACCTCCAGCTCGAGCGCGTCAACGTCTACTACAACGAGGCTAGCTGCGGCCGCTTCGTCCCCCGCGCCGTCCTCATGGATCTCGAGCCTGGCACCATGGACTCCGTCCGCTCTGGCCCCTACGGCCAGATCTTCCGCCCCGACAACTTCGTCTTCGGTCAGTCCGGCGCCGGCAACAACTGGGCTAAGGGACACTACACTGAGGGCGCTGAGCTCATCGACTCCGTTCTCGATGTCGTCCGTAAAGAGGCCGAGAACTGCGATTGTCTCCAAg GGTTTCAAGTATGTCATTCCTTGGGTGGAGGAACTGGGTCGGGTATGGGGACCCTGTTGATATCAAAGATAAGGGAGGAGTACCCTGACCGGATGATGCTGACTTTCTCGGTGTTTCCATCGCCCAAGGTGTCCGACACGGTGGTGGAGCCTTACAACGCGACGCTCTCAGTGCATCAGCTGGTTGAAAATGCAGATGAGTGTATGGTGTTGGATAATGAGGCTCTGTATGATATTTGCTTCCGCACTCTCAAGCTCACCACTCCCAGCT TTGGAGATTTGAATCACTTGATCTCGGCCACCATGAGTGGTGTCACTTGCTGCCTTCGCTTCCCTGGTCAGCTCAACTCAGATCTGCGCAAGCTGGCAGTGAATCTCATTCCTTTCCCTCGGCTCCACTTCTTTATGGTTGGCTTTGCTCCCCTTACATCTCGTGGTTCGCAGCAGTACCGGGCCCTCACTGTCCCGGAGCTCACCCAGCAAATGTGGGATGCGAAAAACATGATGTGTGCTGCTGATCCTCGTCACGGCAGGTATCTCACTGCATCAGCAGTCTTCCGTGGCAAGATGAGCACCAAGGAGGTTGACGAGCAGATGATCAACGTTCAGAACAAGAACTCATCATATTTTGTTGAGTGGATCCCGAACAATGTGAAATCCACTGTATGTGACATCCCACCAATCGGTCTGAAGATGGCCTCAACATTCATCGGTAACTCCACATCCATCCAGGAGATGTTCAGGAGGGTCAGCGAGCAGTTCACTGCCATGTTCCGCAGGAAGGCTTTCTTGCACTGGTACACAGGAGAGGGAATGGATGAAATGGAGTTCACAGAAGCCGAAAGCAACATGAATGACTTGGTGGCAGAGTACCAGCAGTACCAGGATGCTACTGCAGACGAAGAATACGAAGATGAAGAGTACCAGGACGAGGAGGAGGCCTAA